A segment of the Candidatus Sumerlaea chitinivorans genome:
CGGAGGGTTTGAACCCGATAGCGAATCGCGGCCAAATCGGTCGTGGCGTATAAATATCCGCCATCCGACTTTTGAATGATGAGAGGAGTTTCATGACCTTCCGTAAAGACAACAGTCGCGCCTTCACTGAGAACGGCGAGCCCCTTCTCACGGAGTTCGTTTACCACATCGGGCAACATGTCGTTGTAGAACGACTCACCGCGTTCATCGGCAACCGTCAGTTTCACTCCGAGCCTCTCGTAGATTGGCAGATAGTGTCGGCGAGTTTCCTCCACAATTCGGGCCCACAACTGTCGTTCTTCGGGCGCGCCTTGTTGGAGCCGAACGACCGTAAGGCGAGCTTGTTCCTGAAACTGTGGGTCTTCATCAAATCGGCGCTTAGCGGCGCGATAAAACTCTTCGAGATCCTCAATATGAGCTTCGGCGGGGAGGTTGCTTTCTTTAAGATATGCGATAAGCATTCCAAATTGAGTGCCCCAATCGCCAACGTGGTTCTGGCGAATCACGTGGTGTCCAAGCAGCTCAAGCAAGCGGCTGATCGCGTCGCCAATGATGGTACTGCGCAAGTGTCCGACATGCATTTGTTTGGCAATGTTCGGACCTGAATAATCTACGACGACTGTCTCTGGCTGCTCGGCGCGAACAACCCCTGAGAAGGGGTCTTGATAAACTTGGGCAAGTCGCTGTGCCACCCACTCATTTGCGAGTGTCACATTGATAAAACCGGGGCCAGCAATCTCAACTTTTTCAGCTAAGTCGTCGAGCTCAAGGCGATTGACGATGGTTTGTGCAACCTCACGAGGATTCGCCTTGCCCTTGCCTTGCGAAGCAAGTGTTCGTGCCAATCCCATCGCAACATTGGCTTGATAGTCGCCAAAGCGCTCATTTGTCGCTGGGGTAATTTGCGGATCGGCTTCAATCCCAAGCGCGTGTCGAATTGCGTCCTTAAAGCGTTCCTCAAGGATCTGCGCGATTGTCTGTTTCACCGGACTGCTTTACTCCTTATATGCCATTTTGTGGATAGGCACTCATCTCTTTAGTGAGCGAGTGTTTCCGCTGCTTCGGACAGGACCGCCGTACCGCGCTCATAGGCTTGGCGTAGCTCGGCCGTTTTAAATTCTATCGGCTCACTCATCAACGTGATTTGGAGTGTGCCCGTTGAGGTCGTTTTCCCAAGCCGACGAACGGGAACGCCAAATTTGCAGCAAATCTCCTCCACCCTTGCCAAGTTACTCGGTTCCACGCTGACAACGACCCGGCCCGGAAACTCGGCAAAAAACTCGATCGGAATCCGAGACGGGGGGAGTTCCGAGAATGCCGAGATCTCGGCCCCCAGTGAGTCGTCCTCAGCCCAGAGGAGGCTCTCGCAGAGGGTGATTGCCAGTCCCCCGATCGCGCAATCATGCGCAGACAGAAGTAAGTTTTCCTTCGCACAAGAAAGCAATGCTTCTTGCAGTCGTTTTTCGAAGTCCAAGTCGCACTCTGGGCATGGCCCAAAAGCCTGTCCTGTTTTCCACAGGAGGTATTCGCTGGCTCCAAGATGAGTTGGTTCATTTCCTATTAGGAGAATCTCGATGTTTGGAAAAACTGGAAACCGTCCTTTGATAGGAGTGGTCGGCGGTTCAATTTTTCCAATCATGCCTATGACGGGAGTGGGCCATATTGCACCCTCCGAGCTCTCGTTGTAGAGGGACACATTACCTCCCGTGACAGGGGTTTCCAGCATCCGGCATGCGTCACCGATGCCACGGATGGCTTCAGCAAGCTGGTAGAATATCTCGGGTTTTGTTGGATTGCCAAAGTTCAAACAGTTGGTGATTGCTAAAGGGCGCGCTCCCGCACAAACAACGTTGCGGGCTGCTTCCGCGACAACACTCTTGCCCCCTTCATAGGGATCCACATAACATGCCAACCCATTTCCGTCTGTAGAAACAGCAAGGTAATTGGGGGACCCATGAATTTTGAGAACCGCAGCATTTTCCCCCGGCGGCGTGACGGTTTGCGTCTGGACCATATAATCATATTGCTCGTAGATCCATCGCTTTGAATTTACGTTGGGATTGGCAAGGAACTGAAGCAATTCCTGCCGCAGGTTCCAATCCGCCGGAACACTGTACGTTCGCGCATCTGGTAGAGTATCGAGATACGCGGGACGGCGAGATTGTCGGTAATACACTGGTGAATCCTCAGAAATCTTCGCCGCGGGGATCCTAGCCACAACCGTTCCGCGATGGATCACGGTCATGATGCCCGAATCATCGAGTTGCCCAAGTACGTGGGCTTTCAAATCCCACTTTGCGAGTATTCGCTCCACCAATGGCAAGGCTTCAGGCGTGCAAATCCCCAACATTCTCTCTTGGGATTCGCTCAGCATAATCTCATAGGCGGTCATGCCTTTGGCGCGTTGCGGAACCTTGTCCAAATCAATGGTAATTCCCATTCCGCCACGTCCGGCCATCTCTGCGGTTGAGCAGGTCAAGCCCGCAGCTCCCATATCCTGCAAGGCCACGACTGCACCCGAGGCGATGAGCTCAAGGGTTGCCTCGAGAATTTTCTTCTCCATGAAGGGATCCCCCACTTGCACTGCTCCCCGCTTCTGTTCGCTTTCCTCACTCAAATCGGTGCTTGCAAAGGTTGCGCCGTGAATTCCGTCGCGCCCAGTGGAGTTGCCGTAATAGAAAACAAGATTGCCGACTCCGCTCGCCACCGCGCGTGTGATTTTCGTCTTCTCCAACACGCCTACGCACATGACGTTGACCAAAGGGT
Coding sequences within it:
- a CDS encoding Arginyl-tRNA synthetase, producing MKQTIAQILEERFKDAIRHALGIEADPQITPATNERFGDYQANVAMGLARTLASQGKGKANPREVAQTIVNRLELDDLAEKVEIAGPGFINVTLANEWVAQRLAQVYQDPFSGVVRAEQPETVVVDYSGPNIAKQMHVGHLRSTIIGDAISRLLELLGHHVIRQNHVGDWGTQFGMLIAYLKESNLPAEAHIEDLEEFYRAAKRRFDEDPQFQEQARLTVVRLQQGAPEERQLWARIVEETRRHYLPIYERLGVKLTVADERGESFYNDMLPDVVNELREKGLAVLSEGATVVFTEGHETPLIIQKSDGGYLYATTDLAAIRYRVQTLRASRIIYTHDSRQSQHFDQVFQVARKAGWAEGVKLEFAPFGTMLGEDGKPFKTRSGDTIKLKDLLDEAEERAYRLVTEKSPHLEESHRRSIARAVGIGGVKYSDLSKDRLSDYVFSWDKMLALDGNTAPYMQYAYARIRSIFRRGNVAAPPQAMFTLVTAEEIKLAKQLLRFPEAVESVNRELKPHLLCSYLFDTANRFTAFYEKCPVLNSDTAIRESRLALCELTARVIATGLDVLGIEHPDQM
- a CDS encoding Phosphoribosylformylglycinamidine synthase, synthetase subunit translates to MAEKVKITPEIIAEHGLSDEEYAKILEILGREPTITELGIFSVMWSEHCSYKNSKPLLRTFPTQGPHILQGPGENAGIVDFDDKLAIAFKIESHNHPSAIEPYQGAATGVGGILRDIFTMGARPIALFDPLRFGDLNHPQTRRLTSGVVAGIADYGNSVGVPTVGGECYFGSAYNGNPLVNVMCVGVLEKTKITRAVASGVGNLVFYYGNSTGRDGIHGATFASTDLSEESEQKRGAVQVGDPFMEKKILEATLELIASGAVVALQDMGAAGLTCSTAEMAGRGGMGITIDLDKVPQRAKGMTAYEIMLSESQERMLGICTPEALPLVERILAKWDLKAHVLGQLDDSGIMTVIHRGTVVARIPAAKISEDSPVYYRQSRRPAYLDTLPDARTYSVPADWNLRQELLQFLANPNVNSKRWIYEQYDYMVQTQTVTPPGENAAVLKIHGSPNYLAVSTDGNGLACYVDPYEGGKSVVAEAARNVVCAGARPLAITNCLNFGNPTKPEIFYQLAEAIRGIGDACRMLETPVTGGNVSLYNESSEGAIWPTPVIGMIGKIEPPTTPIKGRFPVFPNIEILLIGNEPTHLGASEYLLWKTGQAFGPCPECDLDFEKRLQEALLSCAKENLLLSAHDCAIGGLAITLCESLLWAEDDSLGAEISAFSELPPSRIPIEFFAEFPGRVVVSVEPSNLARVEEICCKFGVPVRRLGKTTSTGTLQITLMSEPIEFKTAELRQAYERGTAVLSEAAETLAH